DNA from Bradyrhizobium japonicum USDA 6:
TCCGGCATGGAAACGGGTCAGGTGATCTGCTCCATGGTGCACTGTTTCGGTGCCAACGAACCAGCCGGGTTCATCCTAACGACCATCCTCGGGATCGTTGGTGCCTTCGTTGCGACTTACCTTGGGCAAGCCCCTGGCTGGTATCGTCCTGGCGAAGGCACAGGATTGATCGGCGCCGTGGTCGACGCGGTCATCGTGCTGCTTGTCTATGGCTTTGTGGTCGGCAGACAACGGCGCACAATCTGAGAAGACACCTCAGGGGTGCACTCCGCACCTCGCTGCAGATCCACGTGATCACGACCACCGCAACCTTAGCCCGGCTGGGGGGACCCTACTTTGGCGGTGGCTGCCTCGGCGGCATCCATGCCGGTTTGCTTTACCCTATCCAGGGCTTCGGCACCTTTGTCGCCGACTTCTGCGATCACTGTATCTGAGGCTTCACGCAAGGCCTGCGATACCGCGCCGGCGCGACGATTAAGGTCGGCCTTCATTTCGTCGGCGACTTTGCCGATATATTCGTTCTCAATTTCGGAAGCGCGAAACGCGCCTGCGACTGCTGCCCCGATCGCCATGCCCACAATCCCAAGCACCAGGGGTTGTCTTTCAAGCAACTCAGTTAGTGACGATTGCGCACCGGTGAGTGCTTCCTTACCTGGAAGCGCATTGCCGAGCTTGCCAAAGTTCTCCTGCAAGAAGGCGACGCCATCGTCGAACCGATCCTGAACGCTGTCGGCAGCTCCTGAGACTGCGTCGGAAGCCGCTGCGGTGGCGCCGCGCAAAGTTTCGCCGACGCCCAGCGATCCCTCGTCGTCCATTTCAGGTGCCGTTGGAGGCGCCACAGTCTGCTTAATAGCCGATGCTGGCGACCTGAGAGGACTCGTTCCAGCATCGGCCACGGGTGAAACTGCATCCACAGCCGAGCGGGTCGCGGTCTTCAGCTTCTGGTCGCCAGCCAACAGCCAAAGCGCTCCACCTCCGATAAGCGCCGCGGCAAGGGGGTTTTCCCGGGCCGCCGTCACCAAATTGTCGATAAAGCCGCTCTTTGTGTTGCTCATCGCACCATTCCTTTCATGGTGTCCTTATCCTTTTCAAGCTGGCCGATCGTTTCTTTAGGTGCCAGATTGCGCATATCAAGTCGTTTGACGCCGACTGCAAAGAGCACGGCAGAGATTACCGCCGCTATGAACGCCGATGCCAGATACGATACCGGTTGTGACCATCCTGCGGAGACCAACGCCGCGGACAGGGCAAACAGTGCCATGACGATCGCCGGAATCACCAGAACGGCACCGCCTGCAATCAAACCCAGCGCGCCACCGAGTTTCTGAAGCTTGTCGACAACCTCCGCCTTGGCCAAGTCTATTTCGTTCTGGAAGAGCTTGGCAAACTGCGACATGGTATCGCCCAACAGCGTCGAGACGGCCCGAAACTCGCCCCGGCTAGTTTTGATATCGTGCTCGATACTCATCGTACGGTGTTGCCCTGTGAGGATGACGTTTGTTGCGAACTCGGACTAGGCCGCGCGGAACTCGCCGAGAACAGGGGGCCATCGGACTTCTGAACGTCTTCCGACGACGATTTATCCGTTGTGCCGCTCCGCTTCGATGATGACGATTGCTCGCCAGATGCTTTTAGGAAGCGGACTGCTGCGAATCCTGCCAGCACAGATATTCCGAGAAAGGCCGCGGGCTGACGCTTGGCGAAATCAGTTGCGCCTTCGACGAGATCCCGGAAGCTCCCGTCGCGGATCTTCTGGGCGGCTTCTTCGACATAGTCGGCAGCAGAACCGATGCCGCGTGCAGCGAACGGTACGTCGCTCTCGAATGCTCGGCCGGCTTCTCGCATATTGCCTGCGAGGCGTTCAACGAAATCTGCGCCCGACCGCTGCTGCTCTAGGGCCTGGCTTTGGATCTGGTCCACAGTCCCTTCCGTCACCCCTTTGGCTGCATCCGCCGCTTCACTGAATTTGTCCCGCGCGAGATCGGCCGTTGCTTGCAAGGCATCGCCAGCGCGCTGCTTCATCTCTGCTCCGGCTTCACCGATCTGTTCATTCAGATCCTTCGAGGGTCCCTTGTCTCGGTTAGGCGCGAACTGCGTAATGTTGTTCGGGTCCACATCGTTCATGATGGTTTCCTTCAGGTGTTGGTGTTTTGGGAGGGGCGAAAGGCAGCTTTGACCACGTCGTCCGCAGCCTCTTTCAGAATGCCCGCCACATCCTGCGTCATACGACTGGCGTGGGTGCCGAGATCGGCCTCGGCGACCTTTTCCGCCGCCGCGTCGGCTGCCGACGTGGTCGTCTCTTTCGCTGCCTCGAATCCGGATTGGGCCGCAGCGGCCGCAGCCTGTTTCACGCCATCGCTGGCCCGACCCATCACCTTGCCTTCAGCCTTGGTCTCGGGAAGAGCCGCAGCGATGATAGCGCCGATCGCGATGCCCAGGCCTCCGATCAGAGCAGCATTGTCGCCGATGGTCTGACGGGCCTGGTCAGGCGCGTTCGTCGCCGCATCCTTGGCTGCGTCGATGCCACTCTTGAGTTTTTCACCTGCAAAACTGGCAGCTCTTGTTGCGCCTGTCCGCAGATCATCCGCAAGGCCGGCGGCCCGATCTTGTGCGTCTTCAGCCATGCCAGCGGCTCGGCTTCGAGCGGAGGATAGCTTTTCTGTGGCGTCGCCCTGCATGGCCCGGGCACCCTCCGTCAACTCCTCGAGCATTTCCCCCGCTCTATCCATTGCCGGACCGGAAGCGTCCGCAGCGCGATCACGCACCGTCTTCGAGGTCAGGGCAAGCCCGGCGCCGATCATCAGAAGTGGCAACGGGACACCTCGCGCCAATCGCAGCAGCGGAATGCCTACTGCAGCGCCCGCGGCCACTGCGCGCATGGGATTGCTCATGATCTGCTGCTTGAGCCCTTCAATCCAGCTTTGGGTCTTGTGGCTGACATATTCGGAGACTTCCGATTTAATGTGCTGCGGCGAGACCTTGTGGCGGATGTCCTCGGCGGTGTCCGATATCTGGTCCCTTAGTCGCCCTACCGTAGCCGCCAGCTCTGCGCGGTTGCGCTCGGACTCACGCCTCAACTCCTCCACTGATCGCGCCATCGCTTCACCCTCTTGCTTTATTTCTTGTGCTTTAATTCTTGAATCTGAGGACGAACACGCGTTTTGTTGAATCGTTCCTAGCTGAACAAGGATGACGTGCCGCCGGCCAAACTTTCTGCTGCGCGCAAGGCTTTGGTACGTGAAGAAAACAGCCTCGGAGCAGCGGTGGTGTGCCGGGAGGAGAGCTCGGGGAATGTTGCGTCGGTTCGTAGGATCTTCGCAGGACTCGCGCTTGCGCGGGCGGGCACAAGCGATCCGATACGATCGGCGGCACTGCCTGCCTTGTTGAAGTTATCGGGAGCTCAAATCGAGACATTCTGCCGCGGCATGCGGAAATGCGTTCGGGCAAATTCGCTTCCCACCTAAGCCGGGGCCCTGTGGTTGTTACCGGGCATTGGTGCGCATGCTCGTTGACCGGTTCGGCGAGTCGGTCGGCGAGCCCCTCAGTCTCGGCAGGTGCGACCGGCTCGCTTTGATCCTCGACCTCCACGGGGAAGTCGTCTGCTGTAAGTGAACCTGCCCGTGCGGCACCTCGACGCGTTTGGTCCTGCTCCAGCTTAGGAACGAAGGTTACAGCGGTCGGTTGCAAGCAAATCATGAAGATTGGCAAGATGGCGCTCGTAGCTGCACTTGTGTTCGGATCGATCGCTGCCGCCTCCGCGCAGGGTGGCGCTGGGGGCGGGGCCGGAGGAGCGGGCGGAGCAGGGGCCGGCGCGGGATCGGGCGGAGCCGGCGGCGCGGGTGCGGGATCAGGGGACGGCGGAGGCGCAGGTGCGGGATCTGGGGGCGGCGGCAATTCTCCAGCCGCGACCAGCGGTCAAGGGGCATCGAGCAGCCCGAGTTCGGCTAACCCGGGGGCGACCATGAATGACCCGAAGATGAAAGGGAAATAGAAGCGAAAGAAATAGCCCGCTGACATGATCGATCGGGCCGTTTTTCATAAAGCTGTCGCGTAGCGATTGAGGCTGCGTTAGGCCGGCCGGGAGGAGACCGGTGGCAAGAACGTTGGTGTCCAAGGCCGATCTCGAACTGATCGCTCTTCAGGAGATCCGGCACGTTCCCGGCGGGGAGCTCGTTATCTCCGTCGAGATTGAACACGACGACGCGGAACCCGATGGCCTGAATTGGCGACTGCTCGTGATTGCTAAAGACGGCGCGAACCTCGATCGCCTCCAAAACGCCGCTACTACAACGAGCCATCGGCTGAAGCGTCGATACCAACTTGTCATCAAGAGCGGCAACTCGGCGGGTGGCTGAGGCTAGAGACTGGCCCCCAACACCAACAGAACGGCACCGATTGCCGCAAGGAGAATGCCCGGCCAGTTCGCCCAAGAATCGCACGCCGCGCCGCGTCGGCTCTAGTGTATCGCCAGCGAACCGACTAAGCGATCCTCGCCAAACCAGCGCCAACATGCGGCGCCTGGTGAAGGAGCTCAGCCCGCTCAGCCAACTTAGGACGCGCCTAGCCGTCGGGCGCGTCCCCTAGCCACAACGCACTGCTATGCGCGAATGCGTTGCGTCTGTTTGCAGAAGTCCTCATCCATCGCGCCACTCACACCGAACTTCAGTTGGGCGGCTTCAGCTCACCGGCGAGCCAGCCTACCGCGTCCGTTTTCATCGGATCCACGGCGGAGCGGACCACTTCGGTACGCTCGCAAGTCGAGCACTCGAAGGTGCGCTCATCGAATCCGCGGGGGCCGGGAGAGATGCGCGCCAACGCCATCCGGTGCTTGCACACAGGACACATCGGACGCTCGTTGGTCGAGACAGCCATCCCTGAAATCTCCACCGCCGATGATACGCCGTCCGCAGCTGGAGTCTTCAATATTCGCGCACGAAGAACCTTCCGAGGAGCGCCAAAGAGAACGAACCGGAGCCCGGTCGGCCTGGGTTGACGGTCGTGCTCATGGCATCACCTCTGCAACCGGCAGCGGTCGACCGGGCCCTGGCTCCTTGAAGGCGACCGGGAAGGTCGAAGCAGAAAGGCTTTGCAGAGCGGCCTCCTCCTCGGAAAGCCGCCTTTCGATAAACTGCCGTTCCAAAGGTGAAAGCTTGGTACGCAGGAGCCGGCGGTAGCGGCTGATGTTGTTGTGATGGGCACGAAGGAGGGCCAGGTTCTCGTCCATCATCATCTGGGCCTCCGAACCTCCGCCGCCGCAGCCGCACGTTCGGTCGAACGGAGACGGTAAGGCTTTCCGCCGGGCGGCATCCGGGGGCCACCGTCCAGGGCGCGCAACGCGTCCAAGATCTCGTCGATCGACACCGGCTTCTTGAGGCCCGCGGGTGCGCGCATGGATGGGCAAGAGGCGATCGCGGGCGCGTCGGACGCCCATGATGCCAGGATTGCGCGCTTCTCGGCCAACGTCAGGGCCGGATGATCCAGCACGTCTCTCGGTGCTTCAAACACGGTGCCGGGATGAAGAAGAGCGTTGAAATCGAAAACGTTGTCGTCAGCGGTCGTCGGCCGCATGGTCCTCTCCTTTTCATTGACAATGGATGGAGCCGCACGATTTGTCGCGCGGCTCCAATGGCGTCTGGGCGGCTAGGCGGCGGCCTTAGCTTCCAGCTTTCGCATGTTGCTGGCCGAGGCATCACCGATGGCAATTCGGCGCGGCTTCATGGCTTCCGGGATCTCGCGAACAAGCTCGATGGTCAGCAAGCCGTTGTCGAACGCGGCGCTTTTTACCTGGACATATTCGGCCAGGTTGAACTGCCGCTTGAAACCGCGGGTCGAGATGCCGCGATAGAGAAAATCGCGCTCGGTCTTGTCGGATTTGCTGCCTTCGACCGTCACCACATTCTGTTCGGCGGTGATGCCAATGTCCTCGGGCGAAAACCCGGCGACCGCGAGCGAGATTTGATAGCGATCGTCCGCCAGCCGTTCGATGTTGTAGGGTGGATAATTGTCCTCGCTGGCCCGCTGAGCCATTTCTGCGAGGTCGAAAAGGCGGTCGAAGCCAATGGTCGAGCGCCAGAGGGGTGCAAAATCGTAGGTGCGCATAGCCAAATCCTCCTGAGAGCAAGATGTCTACGAGCGGCACCGGACACAACCGGTGCCCGTCTCTTGGCCCGGGCCCATGAGGCACCCGGACGCCATCGTTGGATGGCGACAAAAAAATTAGCAAAGCCGGTTTTGGTTTCAAGAGGGGGCTGGAAAAAATTTCGCCACCGATCGCCGCGCCGTTATAGGTCCTCACGCAACCCCTTAAAGAACGGATGTCGCACTTTTCCTTCGGCCGACTTGGCCCGGTACTCGATCTCGGCGAGCAGCTTCGGTTCGACCCAGATGCCCCTGTGCGCGATGCGCTTGGCGTAGGGCTGCGTCGGTCGGATCAACGGCTTCAGGCGCTTTTGGAGTGCAGCGGCCGAGACCTTGTCGAAGCCGTGGTCGACCTTGCCGGCATAGATCAGGTCGTCGCCCCTGCGCCGCGCGAGATAAATGCCGTCCCATTTGCCATCATCGAGCGCGAAGCCGGCAATCGTCAGCGTCTCGCGTTGGGCGCAGGTCTTCTTGACCCAGTTGTTGCCCCGGCCGCTCGCGTAGATGCTGTCACGCACCTTCGAGACCACGCCTTCGAGCCCGACCTTGCAGGCGTGCATGAACATCTCGCGGCCGTCGATCTCGAAGCTTTCGCTAAATTGGACGTCGCTGCCGGCTATGATCTTCTTCAGCGCGGCCTTGCGCTGGAGCAGGGGGACTTTCCGTAGATCCCGGCCGTTGAGATACAGCAGGTCGAAGGCGACGAGCACGATCTTAGTCGAGGTGCCCTTTAGCTCGTTCTGCAAGACGGAGAAATCGGTGCTGCCGCCGGCGGCCGGCACCACGGCCTCGCCGTCGATGATCGCCGAGCTCGCCTTAATGTGCCATGCGTCGTCGGCGACCTTCTTAAAGCGTTTGGTCCAGTCGTGCCCGCGGCGGGTGAAAACGGTGACAGCTTCGTTGGCGAGATGCACTTGGACGCGATATCCGTCGAACTTGATCTCATGAATCCAGCGCTCGCCGGATGGCACGCGGTCGATCGAGGATGCCAGGGCCGGCTCGATGAAGCCGGGGAAGGGTGCCTTGACGCCTAGCGCTTCTGGCTTTTTTCGCTGGAAGGCCACGATCTAGACCAGGCGCAAACTGTACTGCCGGGTGTCCTGGGCAGCGTAGCGATCGACGAATTCTTGGAGATGCGAAGGAACGTCGGTGAGCTGCAGATTGCACCGATGCTGGATCTCGCGAGCAACGTCCTCGGAAACGTCTTCTGACCAGCGCTCGGACGTGTTGAAGGCAATAACCTTGATCGGACGTCGATACTCGCCGGCGAGGAGGTCCTGGATGACCGTCTCGAGGTCTGCCGATTCCATGTCGGTTTCGCGCCAGGCGCTGCCTGCGCGCCCGAAGTCGTCCGCCACTAGATACACGGTCGGTTCATCGGCCGGGACGATGGAAGGGGTCCACCGGGACTGACGCATACGCAACTCCACGCAACAGAACCGGGATTCAATTTGATCCGCGCCGATTTGTTCCTCTGGTTGGAACTGCGAGTTACTCTGCGCTTTTATAGCGAGAGGCAACCAGCGGAGAAAACATGGCAGTCAATAAACCGACCGGCGACAACGCTCGCAAGGGCGCGGTGAAGAAACGCTCGCAGACCAAAACGACAATTGGCGGAGCTACCGGATATACAAAGCGCGACAGAACGTCCGGCGAGTTCATGGCCGTGAAGAAACCGAAAAAGGCGAAGAAAGCTGCCAAGAAATTCAAAGGCGTGCGGGTCGAAAGAGCCAAGAAATCCGCCAAGCGGGGGCGCTAGACGTCGGTGGCCGAGGTTTGATCGTCTAATGGACACCGAGGCCGCCGACTGACGCGGCCTACTCGTCGATTTCGCGGAGCTTGTCTTCCAGTTCCCGAACGAGCGTCTGGATACGCTCATAGGTCTGTTGGGTCATGCGCAAAACGTCTGGCTATTTGCCGATAGCGGAGTATCCGCATTTCCAGCTCAACGCGTTCGTTCTTGGACTGCACGGCACCAATTCCATCACCTTTCTTTAAGTATGCCGGAACAGCCGTTTAGTTTCGATTTAGGCCACCGCCCGTTTGCCGAACGCCAAGCCGTCGCGCTTGGGACGAGGCGCTCTGGATATTTAGGAGTACTTCCGCGAAATTATCAGAAGTTGCGCCGAAAGATGATGCAAGGCCGCCTCGGTGGTGGCGCCGCCCGTTAGTCATCGACCTTCGCCCATGTATGTTTACAACCATGAAGGGAAGGGCGATCCTCATGGCAGACCGCTTTGTCGTTCGGTACGAGCATCCCAAGAACGGCCGATTCACAGTGCTGGACACTTCAATAGATCAGCCTGCAGTCACGCCGGACGGGACGCCTTTAACTGGACTCTCTCATTCAACGGCAGAGGTTGTGGCCGAGAACCTGAACAAGGGCGACGCTCCGCCCGCCCTCAATCGTAAAAAAGGCAGCAGGCTGCGCCTGCACATGACTTGAAGAATCAAAAGTTGAGCGCTGCCTGGTCACGCTGCTTGGGCCCCAGCATCGGGCCGGGGGCTTAATGATGCTGGGGCCTCCGGACAGGCTCTTGTCTCTCAAGGAAACAGTCACCGCAAACACAAGCCGATCACTGACAGAGCGTTCCTAAGTGGGGTTGCTTGACGCACTCGTGGATGCAGCTCGTGAAGCAGTCATCGCAGGGTCTCTGGATCAGCGCTTTGCTGTCGAGGTCCGCAATGGAATGGGGCCTGTTCTCGAAGTAACGGCCATCTTCAATTCCAGGATTGTTAGAAGGCAATGAAGAGGCCGCCTCAGTTGGCGGCCTCTTCATTCGCGCTGTTGGCTTATTCGCCAACAGCGGCGCAGAAGCCCGACGCTTCATGAAGACCGCTTGGGGCCAAGTGGGGACACGCTGCTAACGCGACGAGCGCGGTTCTAGCGTTCGACTGGCCGGAAAGAGCAAGCACTGTGCTCCGGACCGTGGGCCAAGGCGGGCGGCTTTAATTCATCTTCTCACGGAGTTTTCTTATTATCTCGCGCAGGTCGTTAGCGTACTCCTCAATGATCCGGCGAGCGTCCTCCAAGCGCGTTGGCTTGGGCTCGGGCTTATCGGATTGGGAGGGCTTGTTCATGGCAGAGCCTTGAACCTAGCTCGCCGGCAACCCCATTGAGCTATATCAAAGGACTAATCGCTTTAGCTCTCTCAATAGGCAGTCGCGGTCATCGATGTGGAGGGATTGTCTATCCCTCATCGTCGCCGAACGGCCCCTCGCGCCTTTTGGTATCAGGGTTGTGCCGGACCCTGCGGATCGAATTCGGCAAGCCGTCGCCTACCGAACTGCTCGCCGATTCCTCCGACGATACTGTCAGACTGAATGGGCGTTCGCCGGAGGGCACGCGGTCGATCGAGGCTGCCAAGGCCGGCTTGATGAAGCCGGGAGGGTGCCTTGACGCCTAGCGCTTCCGGCTTTTTTCGCTG
Protein-coding regions in this window:
- a CDS encoding GlsB/YeaQ/YmgE family stress response membrane protein, with translation METGQVICSMVHCFGANEPAGFILTTILGIVGAFVATYLGQAPGWYRPGEGTGLIGAVVDAVIVLLVYGFVVGRQRRTI
- a CDS encoding phage holin family protein, whose translation is MSIEHDIKTSRGEFRAVSTLLGDTMSQFAKLFQNEIDLAKAEVVDKLQKLGGALGLIAGGAVLVIPAIVMALFALSAALVSAGWSQPVSYLASAFIAAVISAVLFAVGVKRLDMRNLAPKETIGQLEKDKDTMKGMVR
- the hspD gene encoding small heat shock protein HspD, which produces MRTYDFAPLWRSTIGFDRLFDLAEMAQRASEDNYPPYNIERLADDRYQISLAVAGFSPEDIGITAEQNVVTVEGSKSDKTERDFLYRGISTRGFKRQFNLAEYVQVKSAAFDNGLLTIELVREIPEAMKPRRIAIGDASASNMRKLEAKAAA
- the ligD gene encoding non-homologous end-joining DNA ligase: MAFQRKKPEALGVKAPFPGFIEPALASSIDRVPSGERWIHEIKFDGYRVQVHLANEAVTVFTRRGHDWTKRFKKVADDAWHIKASSAIIDGEAVVPAAGGSTDFSVLQNELKGTSTKIVLVAFDLLYLNGRDLRKVPLLQRKAALKKIIAGSDVQFSESFEIDGREMFMHACKVGLEGVVSKVRDSIYASGRGNNWVKKTCAQRETLTIAGFALDDGKWDGIYLARRRGDDLIYAGKVDHGFDKVSAAALQKRLKPLIRPTQPYAKRIAHRGIWVEPKLLAEIEYRAKSAEGKVRHPFFKGLREDL